A stretch of the Plodia interpunctella isolate USDA-ARS_2022_Savannah chromosome Z, ilPloInte3.2, whole genome shotgun sequence genome encodes the following:
- the LOC135310055 gene encoding uncharacterized protein LOC135310055, whose translation MSRNVFGHRINSQCKQMAFNVYEYFRKKKLDPNSDEYKQDIPLNKTVAEVTGLSEKTVSRIVQQGKALNDNERFKSPRKPKQVRRKRVEIDDFTKGVVRRKVTQFYTIFKKIPTLKTLNAVLREENILHCGREYLRLLLHDLGFKFKKCGSKRKLLIEQPNITSWRWKYLNTIKKYRRERRHILYLDETYVNASHNVSKCWQSKDELGVLSHIGKGDRLIIVHCGGQIGFVDGALVIFKSKCKTGDYHDSMNFANFSKWINEKLMPNIPQNSVIVMDNAAYHSVREEKKPTMASTKPTMQEWLRRHNVPFDEKLRKDDLYKLIKSHFTEDIYKIDEVLKRNGHEVLRLPPYHPDLNPIELVWGDIKGQLAQKSIDSNLDQKKEILERLFAEYPKEKWENCVKHVIKIEDEYCKHDGALDEVVDFIINVQDDSDDSDDGCFESEESSSSDTDIMDISD comes from the coding sequence ATGAGTCGAAATGTTTTCGGACATAGAATTAATAGTCAGTGCAAACAAATGGCGTTTAacgtatatgaatattttagaaaaaagaaactcgaCCCAAATTCTGATGAATATAAACAAGAtatacctttaaataaaactgtagcaGAAGTTACTGGATTATCAGAAAAGACTGTATCTAGAATTGTACAACAAGGGAAAGCATTAAATGACAACGAGAGATTTAAATCACCAAGAAAACCAAAACAGGTTCGTAGAAAAAGAGTGGAAATAGACGATTTCACAAAAGGAGTGGTAAGAAGAAAAGTCACTcagttttacacaattttcaaaaaaatacctactctgAAAACTTTGAACGCTGTACTTAGAGAAGAGAATATATTACACTGCGGCAGGGAATATTTAAGGCTATTATTACATGATctaggttttaaatttaagaaatgcgGATCTAAAAGGAAACTCCTTATCGAACAGCCAAATATCACATCGTGGAGGTggaaatacctaaatactattaaaaaatatcgtagagaaagaagacatattttataccttgaCGAAACTTATGTAAACGCGTCTCATAACGTTTCAAAATGTTGGCAATCAAAGGATGAACTTGGCGTTCTATCTCATATTGGTAAAGGGGACCGTTTGATCATCGTACATTGTGGAGGTCAAATTGGATTTGTAGACGGAGCCCTTGTGATATTCAAATCCAAATGTAAAACAGGTGATTATCACGATTCTATGAATTTCGCAAATTTCAGTAAATGGATAAATGAAAAGCTCATGCCTAATATACCGCAAAATTCTGTCATAGTAATGGACAACGCAGCTTATCATTCGGTTCGAGAAGAGAAAAAGCCAACTATGGCTTCTACCAAGCCAACTATGCAAGAATGGCTACGACGACATAACGTGCCTTTTGATGAAAAACTTAGAAAAGAtgacttatataaattaattaaaagccatttcacagaagatatttacaaaattgacgaGGTATTGAAAAGAAACGGACACGAAGTATTGCGTTTGCCTCCATATCACCCAGACCTGAACCCCATTGAGTTGGTCTGGGGTGATATCAAAGGACAATTAGCACAAAAAAGTATCGACTCTAATTTGGaccagaaaaaagaaatattagagAGATTATTTGCTGAATATCCCAAAGAGAAATGGGAGAATTGTGTTAAACACGTGATTAAAATCGAAGACGAATATTGCAAACATGATGGAGCACTAGATGaagttgttgattttattattaatgtgcaAGACGATTCTGATGATTCTGATGATGGCTGTTTCGAAAGTGAAGAATCAAGTTCCAGTGATACTGATATTATGGACATAagtgattga